A stretch of Vannielia litorea DNA encodes these proteins:
- a CDS encoding cysteine desulfurase family protein, producing the protein MSRTYLDFNATAPLLPEARAAMLAAMELCGNPSSVHAEGRAAKAAVERARAQVAAGVGCKPQEVVFTGGATEAALVLAAGAVVEPTAHDALWAHHASEGRIYAMGLANSETGVIADAPGEKPCELLLLDVTQSVGRIPFAFGWSGADLAILSAHKLGGPKGVGALIVREGVDIAPLLKGGGQEMGRRSGTENVIGIAGFGAAVEAAMRRLETGAWQPVAAARDKLEAMVADAAPEAIFVGQEARRLPNTSCFAAPGWKGETQVMSMDLAGFAISAGSACSSGKVKESRVLRAMGYDEATARSAIRVSLGPDTTEDDIARFAEAWAAQYKRYKARVA; encoded by the coding sequence GTGAGTCGGACGTATCTCGATTTCAACGCCACGGCGCCCCTGCTGCCCGAGGCCCGCGCCGCGATGCTCGCGGCGATGGAGCTCTGCGGCAACCCGTCCTCCGTCCATGCCGAGGGCCGGGCCGCCAAGGCCGCCGTCGAGCGGGCGCGGGCACAGGTGGCGGCGGGCGTGGGCTGCAAGCCGCAGGAGGTGGTCTTCACCGGCGGCGCCACCGAGGCCGCACTGGTTCTGGCCGCCGGGGCCGTTGTGGAGCCCACCGCGCATGACGCGCTCTGGGCGCATCACGCCTCCGAGGGCCGCATCTACGCGATGGGCCTCGCCAACAGCGAGACCGGCGTGATCGCCGATGCGCCCGGCGAAAAGCCCTGCGAGCTGCTCCTGCTCGACGTGACCCAGTCCGTGGGCCGCATCCCCTTTGCCTTCGGCTGGTCCGGGGCCGATCTTGCCATCCTGTCGGCCCACAAGCTCGGCGGCCCCAAGGGTGTGGGCGCGCTGATCGTCCGCGAGGGGGTCGACATCGCGCCGCTGCTCAAGGGCGGCGGGCAGGAGATGGGCCGCCGCTCCGGCACCGAGAACGTGATCGGCATCGCAGGCTTCGGCGCTGCGGTCGAAGCCGCGATGCGGCGGCTCGAAACCGGCGCATGGCAGCCGGTCGCCGCCGCCCGCGACAAATTGGAAGCGATGGTGGCAGATGCCGCGCCGGAGGCCATATTCGTGGGGCAAGAGGCCAGACGCCTGCCCAACACCAGCTGCTTTGCCGCCCCGGGCTGGAAGGGCGAAACCCAGGTGATGTCGATGGACCTCGCGGGCTTCGCCATCTCCGCCGGCTCCGCCTGCTCCTCCGGCAAAGTCAAGGAGAGCCGGGTGCTCCGCGCCATGGGATACGACGAGGCCACCGCCCGCTCGGCCATCCGCGTCTCGCTGGGGCCGGATACGACCGAAGACGATATCGCCCGCTTCGCAGAGGCCTGGGCTGCACAGTACAAGAGATACAAGGCACGGGTTGCGTGA
- the sufB gene encoding Fe-S cluster assembly protein SufB — MNDLDVKEGVDAETVEAVKAMGAYKYGWNTEIEMDFAPMGLNEEIVRLISANNGEPEWMTEWRLEAYRRWLQMEEPDWAMVDYPEIDFQKQYYYAKPASMKEKPKSLDEVDPALLATYEKLGIPLKEQMILAGVEGAESAPAEGRKVAVDAVFDSVSVGTTFKAELARQGVIFCSISEAIKEHPELVKKYLGSVVPQADNFYACLNSAVFSDGSFVYVPPGVRCPMELSTYFRINAENTGQFERTLIICDSNAYVSYLEGCTAPQRDTSQLHAAVVEIVVMDDAEVKYSTVQNWFPGDENGKGGIYNFVTKRADCRGDRAKVMWTQVETGSAVTWKYPSCILRGDDSQGEFYSIAITNNYQQADTGTKMIHLGKNTRSRIVSKGISAGKAQNTYRGLVSMHPKAKNSRNYTQCDSLLIGSDCGAHTVPYIEVKNNSSRVEHEATTSKVDDDQLFYCRQRGMDEEEAVALVVNGFCKEVLQALPMEFAMEAQQLVAISLEGSVG, encoded by the coding sequence ATGAACGATCTTGACGTGAAAGAAGGCGTCGACGCCGAAACCGTGGAAGCCGTGAAGGCCATGGGGGCCTACAAATACGGCTGGAACACCGAGATCGAGATGGATTTCGCCCCGATGGGGCTGAACGAGGAGATCGTCCGCCTGATCTCCGCCAACAACGGCGAGCCCGAGTGGATGACCGAATGGCGCCTCGAGGCCTACCGCCGCTGGTTGCAGATGGAAGAGCCCGACTGGGCGATGGTCGATTACCCCGAGATCGACTTCCAGAAGCAGTACTACTACGCCAAGCCCGCCTCGATGAAGGAAAAGCCCAAGTCGCTCGACGAGGTCGATCCGGCGCTGCTGGCCACCTACGAAAAGCTCGGTATCCCGTTGAAAGAGCAGATGATCCTTGCCGGCGTCGAGGGGGCCGAGAGCGCCCCCGCGGAAGGCCGCAAGGTGGCGGTCGATGCCGTCTTCGACAGCGTCTCCGTCGGCACCACCTTCAAGGCCGAACTGGCCCGCCAAGGGGTCATCTTCTGCTCCATCTCAGAGGCGATCAAGGAACACCCCGAGCTGGTGAAAAAGTATCTCGGCTCCGTCGTCCCGCAGGCCGACAACTTCTACGCCTGCCTCAACTCGGCGGTCTTCTCCGACGGCTCCTTCGTCTACGTGCCGCCCGGCGTGCGCTGCCCGATGGAGCTCTCCACCTACTTCCGCATCAACGCCGAGAACACCGGCCAGTTCGAGCGCACGCTCATCATCTGCGACTCCAACGCCTACGTCAGCTACCTCGAAGGCTGCACCGCGCCCCAGCGCGACACCTCGCAGCTCCACGCCGCCGTGGTCGAGATCGTGGTGATGGACGATGCCGAGGTGAAGTATTCCACCGTGCAGAACTGGTTCCCCGGCGACGAGAACGGCAAGGGCGGGATCTACAACTTCGTCACCAAGCGTGCCGATTGCCGCGGCGACCGTGCCAAGGTGATGTGGACCCAGGTCGAAACCGGCTCCGCCGTCACCTGGAAATACCCCAGCTGCATCCTGCGTGGGGATGACAGCCAGGGCGAGTTCTACTCGATCGCCATCACCAACAACTACCAGCAGGCCGACACCGGCACCAAGATGATCCACCTGGGCAAGAACACCCGCTCCCGGATCGTCTCCAAGGGCATCTCCGCCGGCAAGGCGCAGAACACCTATCGCGGCCTCGTCTCGATGCATCCCAAGGCCAAGAACAGCCGCAACTACACCCAGTGCGACAGCCTGCTGATCGGCTCCGACTGCGGGGCTCACACCGTCCCCTACATCGAGGTCAAGAACAACTCGTCCCGCGTCGAGCACGAGGCCACCACCTCCAAGGTCGACGACGACCAGCTCTTCTACTGCCGCCAGCGCGGCATGGACGAGGAGGAGGCCGTGGCGCTGGTGGTCAACGGCTTCTGCAAGGAGGTGCTCCAGGCCCTGCCGATGGAGTTTGCCATGGAAGCCCAGCAACTCGTGGCGATCTCGCTGGAAGGGTCTGTGGGGTAA
- a CDS encoding heavy metal-binding domain-containing protein — translation MIAATAPSVEGRSITACKGIETGEAILGGRSAACEQEWGKSRRTALAEMEERDAELGAQAVVGVDLDYEVIDNMLMASASGTAVTLG, via the coding sequence ATGATTGCCGCCACCGCCCCCTCCGTAGAGGGCCGCAGCATCACCGCCTGCAAGGGCATCGAGACCGGCGAGGCCATCCTCGGCGGGCGTTCGGCGGCCTGCGAGCAGGAGTGGGGCAAGTCGCGCCGCACGGCTTTGGCCGAGATGGAGGAGCGCGACGCCGAACTGGGTGCACAGGCCGTGGTCGGCGTCGATCTCGACTATGAAGTCATCGACAACATGCTGATGGCCTCGGCCTCCGGCACCGCCGTCACGCTGGGCTGA
- a CDS encoding FkbM family methyltransferase, with product MAVNSKKRAEWLIAQLNLEREMNLADIGARLTKEKPGYGLVMAVGAARLHAFEPEPEAFAEIEASKPERTTLYNAAVGKPGKATFYAHQIGSLSSVFKFSEACARYLNKGFWTKREVTEIPMTLVALDEVKGFPRLDFLKMDVQGAELDVMKGGEHTLSEAVMVVPEVRFYQMYEGEPTWAELDTELRRQGFVLHKFLHQKSVLLGSRRWKQFKPKSGSQLLDGDAVYIRNMEEPENMSDFQLKALAVMAETVAESHDLCAFCLTLLQDRGAIASHVLGHYMGRVPAEVLRAAEPKPESAPDAAATETEA from the coding sequence ATGGCCGTCAACAGCAAGAAACGCGCAGAGTGGCTGATCGCCCAGCTCAATCTCGAGCGGGAGATGAACCTGGCCGACATCGGCGCCCGGCTGACCAAGGAAAAGCCGGGATACGGGCTCGTCATGGCCGTCGGCGCCGCCCGCCTGCATGCCTTCGAACCCGAGCCCGAAGCCTTCGCGGAGATCGAGGCATCGAAGCCCGAGCGGACCACGCTCTACAACGCGGCCGTCGGCAAACCCGGCAAGGCCACCTTCTATGCGCATCAGATCGGTTCGCTCTCTTCGGTGTTCAAGTTCTCCGAGGCCTGTGCGCGCTACCTGAACAAGGGGTTCTGGACCAAGCGCGAAGTGACGGAGATCCCCATGACCCTGGTCGCCCTGGACGAGGTGAAGGGATTTCCGAGGCTGGACTTCCTCAAGATGGACGTGCAGGGCGCCGAACTCGATGTAATGAAAGGCGGCGAACACACGCTGTCCGAGGCGGTCATGGTGGTCCCCGAGGTGCGTTTCTACCAGATGTACGAGGGCGAGCCGACCTGGGCGGAGCTCGACACCGAGCTGCGCCGCCAGGGCTTCGTGCTCCACAAGTTCCTCCACCAGAAATCGGTTCTTCTCGGGTCCCGGCGCTGGAAGCAGTTCAAGCCGAAATCCGGCAGCCAGTTGCTCGATGGGGATGCGGTCTACATCCGCAACATGGAAGAGCCTGAAAACATGAGTGATTTCCAGCTGAAGGCCCTCGCTGTCATGGCCGAGACCGTGGCAGAGAGCCATGACCTCTGCGCGTTTTGCCTCACCCTGCTGCAGGATCGCGGTGCGATTGCAAGCCATGTGCTTGGCCACTACATGGGCCGCGTGCCGGCCGAGGTGCTGCGCGCGGCCGAGCCCAAGCCCGAGTCTGCCCCGGACGCAGCAGCAACAGAGACCGAGGCCTGA
- the sufC gene encoding Fe-S cluster assembly ATPase SufC: MLEIKNLHVELEEEGKPILKGVDLTVETGKVHAIMGPNGSGKSTLSYVLAGREGYAVTEGSAVMEGVDLLDLETEERAAAGLFLAFQYPVEIPGVSNMTFLRTAVNAQRKARGEEEMSATDFLKEVRAKAASLQIDAEMLKRPVNMGFSGGEKKRNEILQMAMLAPKMCILDETDSGLDVDAMKLVAEGVNALRDAGRSFLVITHYQRLLDHIKPDVVHIMADGRIVKTGGPELALEVESNGYADILAEMA, from the coding sequence ATGCTCGAAATCAAAAACCTCCACGTCGAACTTGAAGAAGAGGGCAAACCGATCCTCAAGGGCGTCGACCTCACCGTCGAAACCGGCAAGGTCCATGCCATCATGGGCCCCAACGGCTCGGGCAAATCCACGCTCTCCTACGTGCTCGCGGGCCGCGAAGGCTACGCGGTGACCGAAGGCTCCGCCGTGATGGAAGGCGTCGACCTGCTGGACCTCGAGACCGAGGAGCGCGCCGCTGCCGGCCTCTTCCTCGCCTTCCAGTACCCGGTCGAAATTCCGGGCGTCAGCAACATGACCTTCCTGCGCACCGCCGTGAACGCCCAGCGCAAGGCGCGCGGCGAAGAGGAGATGAGCGCCACCGACTTCCTCAAGGAGGTCCGCGCCAAGGCCGCCTCGCTCCAGATCGACGCCGAGATGCTGAAGCGCCCTGTCAACATGGGCTTTTCGGGCGGCGAGAAGAAGCGCAACGAGATCCTCCAGATGGCCATGCTGGCCCCGAAGATGTGCATCCTCGACGAAACCGACTCCGGCCTCGACGTGGACGCCATGAAGCTGGTCGCCGAAGGCGTGAACGCCCTGCGGGATGCGGGCCGCAGCTTCCTTGTCATCACCCACTACCAGCGCCTGCTCGACCACATCAAACCCGACGTTGTGCACATCATGGCCGATGGCCGCATCGTCAAGACCGGCGGCCCCGAACTGGCGCTGGAGGTCGAGTCCAACGGCTACGCCGACATTCTCGCGGAGATGGCATGA
- the sufD gene encoding Fe-S cluster assembly protein SufD, which yields MAAPNRKEAMAADRRAQAQARLAATPMPAVSGWSAAPREAALSRVIDLGLPHRRDEYWKFTDPTTLSQPEPVEAATFDPQESLIFGAVDRLHLVFVDGVFDAEASDSLEGEGIEIARLSEAEGADIHWAQSVYGVLEARGQQPVARPLAALNTALASDGILIRATARVSRPVHITYLHQQVASDAILHHVVKVEPGAELTLLENGPAAARFNKVLEVDVADGGTFHHIRAQGRDHERRAVSHIFARLGKESTFKSFTLTVNGVLTRNEAVIEFTGDDAVAHIAGACLGDGSFHHDDTVFITHDAVNCESRQVFKKVLRNGAKGVFQGKILVKEGAQKTDGYQISQSLLLDDDSQFLAKPELEIYADDVACSHGSTTGAIDEDALFYILSRGIPRAEAQGLLVLAFVAEAIEEIENKDLAGELTERLAAWLHRHRR from the coding sequence ATGGCTGCTCCCAACCGCAAGGAGGCCATGGCCGCCGACCGGCGCGCCCAGGCCCAAGCCCGGCTCGCCGCAACGCCGATGCCCGCCGTCTCCGGCTGGTCCGCCGCGCCGCGGGAGGCCGCCCTGAGCCGCGTCATCGACCTCGGCCTGCCGCATCGCCGCGACGAGTACTGGAAGTTCACCGACCCCACCACGCTCAGCCAGCCCGAGCCGGTGGAGGCCGCCACCTTCGACCCGCAGGAAAGCCTGATCTTCGGCGCTGTCGACAGGCTGCACCTCGTCTTCGTCGATGGCGTCTTCGATGCCGAGGCCTCCGACAGCCTTGAGGGCGAGGGGATCGAGATCGCCCGGCTCTCCGAGGCCGAGGGCGCCGACATCCATTGGGCACAGTCCGTCTACGGCGTGCTCGAGGCCCGCGGCCAGCAGCCCGTCGCCCGCCCGCTCGCCGCGCTCAACACCGCGCTCGCCAGCGACGGCATCCTGATCCGTGCAACGGCCCGGGTCTCCAGGCCCGTGCACATCACCTACCTGCACCAGCAGGTGGCCTCCGACGCGATCCTGCATCACGTCGTCAAGGTCGAGCCCGGCGCCGAGCTGACCCTGCTCGAGAACGGCCCCGCCGCCGCCCGGTTCAACAAGGTGCTCGAGGTGGATGTGGCCGATGGCGGCACCTTCCACCACATTCGCGCGCAGGGCCGCGACCACGAGCGCCGCGCGGTGAGCCACATCTTCGCCCGCCTCGGGAAGGAGAGCACCTTCAAGAGCTTCACCCTCACGGTCAACGGCGTGCTCACCCGCAACGAGGCGGTGATCGAGTTCACCGGCGACGACGCCGTGGCCCATATCGCCGGCGCCTGCCTCGGGGATGGCAGCTTCCACCACGACGACACGGTGTTCATCACCCATGACGCGGTGAACTGCGAGAGCCGGCAGGTCTTCAAGAAGGTGCTGCGCAACGGCGCCAAGGGCGTGTTCCAGGGCAAGATCCTGGTGAAGGAAGGCGCGCAAAAGACCGACGGCTACCAGATCAGCCAGTCGCTCCTGCTCGACGATGACAGCCAGTTCCTCGCCAAGCCGGAGCTGGAGATCTACGCCGACGACGTCGCCTGCTCCCACGGCTCGACCACCGGGGCGATCGACGAGGACGCGCTTTTCTACATCCTGTCGCGCGGCATCCCGCGTGCCGAGGCTCAGGGCCTGCTGGTGCTCGCCTTCGTGGCCGAGGCCATCGAAGAGATCGAAAACAAGGATCTCGCCGGCGAACTGACAGAGCGCCTCGCCGCCTGGCTCCATCGGCATCGCCGCTGA
- a CDS encoding YIP1 family protein yields MAVTTNMLASWRAPRATLRRMLAAGPREDRALMLLMAGCLVIFVAQWPRLARDAELQTLGAEAEQPLQMLIGGTLLAWLFIMPIVFYLLAWLSHLACKPFGGRGTGYGARLALFWTVLVVSPLMLLYGLTRGFIGDGAEATLVGAVVTLAFLVHWALCLTEAEFGPSAGEARA; encoded by the coding sequence ATGGCGGTGACCACCAACATGCTGGCCAGCTGGCGCGCGCCGCGCGCCACGCTGCGCCGTATGCTCGCCGCCGGTCCGCGCGAGGACCGGGCGCTGATGCTGCTGATGGCGGGCTGCCTCGTCATCTTCGTCGCGCAATGGCCCCGGCTGGCGCGCGACGCAGAGCTGCAGACGCTGGGCGCCGAGGCCGAGCAACCCCTGCAGATGCTCATCGGCGGCACCCTCCTGGCCTGGCTCTTCATCATGCCCATCGTCTTCTACCTCCTTGCCTGGCTCTCGCACCTGGCCTGCAAGCCCTTCGGCGGGCGCGGCACCGGCTACGGCGCCCGCCTCGCGCTGTTCTGGACGGTGCTGGTCGTCTCGCCGCTGATGCTGCTCTACGGCCTGACCCGCGGGTTCATCGGTGACGGGGCGGAGGCCACGCTGGTCGGTGCCGTGGTCACGCTGGCCTTCCTCGTCCACTGGGCCCTCTGCCTCACCGAGGCCGAGTTCGGCCCCTCCGCCGGGGAGGCCCGCGCATGA
- a CDS encoding YIP1 family protein has translation MSQRPTLLKLLELSARRPQEAMQTVKAMQLSSPVAWQVFALVLVIELIFAHILGLLLGPVETPEGALGPALALNPVLLGAIQGCLLILMVFGIHWVGRAFGGTGRLEDAILLMALLQFALIVLQAFEILLIVIVPALAAGVLLFNIFAFFYLLTSFTTALHGFTRPPLVFLGILLTGLGAIFALSILLAIIGVTIPGTPPNV, from the coding sequence ATGAGCCAACGTCCCACCTTGCTGAAACTGCTCGAGCTCTCCGCCCGCCGCCCGCAGGAGGCCATGCAGACCGTGAAGGCCATGCAGCTTTCGTCCCCCGTCGCCTGGCAGGTCTTTGCCCTGGTGCTGGTGATCGAGCTGATCTTCGCCCACATCCTCGGGCTCCTGCTCGGCCCGGTCGAAACGCCCGAGGGCGCGCTCGGTCCGGCGCTGGCGCTCAACCCGGTCCTGCTCGGCGCGATCCAGGGCTGCCTGCTGATCCTCATGGTCTTCGGCATCCACTGGGTCGGCCGCGCCTTCGGCGGAACCGGGCGGCTGGAGGATGCGATCCTGCTCATGGCGCTGCTGCAATTCGCGCTCATCGTGCTCCAGGCATTCGAGATCCTGCTCATCGTCATCGTGCCGGCGCTGGCCGCAGGCGTGCTGCTCTTCAACATCTTCGCCTTCTTCTACCTGCTCACCAGCTTCACCACGGCGCTGCACGGCTTCACCCGGCCGCCGCTGGTGTTTCTGGGCATCCTGCTCACCGGCCTCGGTGCCATCTTCGCCCTGTCGATCCTGCTCGCCATCATCGGCGTGACCATCCCCGGAACCCCGCCAAATGTATGA
- a CDS encoding cysteine desulfurase has protein sequence MYDVSAIRADFPILAREVNGKPLTYLDNGASAQKPRAVIEAVTRAYESEYANVHRGLHFLSNLATDKYEAVRGTIARFLGAKDEHEIVFTTGTTEGINLVSYGWAAPRLEAGDEIVLSVMEHHANIVPWHFLRERQGVVLKWVEPEPDGSLPAEKVIEAIGPRTRLVAVTHMSNVLGTVVDVAAICKAAREKGVATLVDGSQAAVHMPVDVEAIGADFYAITGHKLYGPSGSGAIHIRKSRMAEMRPFMGGGDMIREVGREAVSYTDPPMKFEAGTPGIVATIGLGAALDYMMTLGMENIAAHEARIRDYAREKLFGLNWLTVQGDAPGKGAIFSFTLQGAGHAHDISTVLDKRGVAVRAGHHCAQPLMEHLGVTATCRASFGLYNTEPEVDRLISALELCHDLFA, from the coding sequence ATGTATGACGTCTCCGCCATCCGCGCCGACTTTCCGATCCTCGCCCGCGAGGTGAACGGCAAGCCGCTGACCTATCTCGACAACGGCGCCTCGGCGCAAAAGCCCCGCGCCGTGATCGAGGCCGTCACCCGTGCCTACGAGAGCGAATACGCCAACGTCCACCGGGGCCTGCACTTCCTGTCCAACCTGGCGACCGACAAATACGAGGCCGTGCGCGGCACCATCGCTCGTTTCCTCGGCGCCAAGGACGAACACGAGATCGTCTTCACCACCGGCACCACCGAGGGCATCAACCTCGTCAGCTACGGCTGGGCTGCGCCCCGGCTGGAGGCCGGCGACGAGATCGTGCTCAGCGTGATGGAGCACCATGCCAACATCGTCCCCTGGCACTTCCTGCGCGAGCGGCAGGGCGTGGTGCTGAAATGGGTCGAGCCCGAGCCCGACGGCAGCCTGCCGGCGGAGAAGGTGATCGAGGCCATCGGCCCGCGCACAAGGCTCGTCGCCGTCACCCACATGTCCAACGTGCTGGGCACCGTCGTCGACGTGGCCGCCATCTGCAAGGCCGCCCGCGAGAAGGGCGTGGCCACCCTGGTCGACGGCTCGCAGGCGGCGGTGCACATGCCCGTCGATGTCGAGGCGATCGGCGCCGATTTCTACGCCATCACCGGCCACAAGCTCTACGGGCCCTCCGGCTCCGGCGCGATCCACATCCGCAAGAGCCGCATGGCCGAGATGCGCCCCTTCATGGGCGGCGGCGACATGATCCGCGAGGTCGGGCGCGAGGCGGTCAGCTACACCGACCCGCCGATGAAGTTCGAGGCCGGCACGCCCGGCATCGTCGCCACCATCGGCCTCGGCGCCGCGCTCGACTACATGATGACCCTGGGCATGGAGAACATCGCCGCCCACGAGGCCCGAATCCGCGACTACGCCCGCGAAAAGCTCTTCGGCCTCAACTGGCTCACCGTGCAGGGCGACGCGCCTGGCAAGGGGGCGATCTTCTCCTTCACGCTGCAAGGCGCGGGCCACGCCCACGACATCTCCACCGTCCTCGACAAGCGCGGCGTCGCCGTCCGCGCGGGCCACCACTGCGCCCAGCCGCTGATGGAGCACCTCGGGGTCACCGCCACCTGCCGCGCCAGCTTCGGGCTCTACAACACCGAGCCAGAGGTCGACCGCCTCATCTCGGCCCTCGAGCTCTGCCACGACCTCTTCGCCTGA
- a CDS encoding invasion associated locus B family protein, with protein MRLGSRQGAAVRARFLAVCWLAGLAIGAPLHAAEQTFTDWRVDCPDDGRACTASTTSFAEDRTWLSTLRIQPGAAQADLPVQILVPPGVHLASGLFVAVPGLRLAEATYLTCTNQACDARVSISTRQLAGWKRARAARLRYRPSSTAPPIEFDVSLMGLTAALGAAAEASR; from the coding sequence ATGCGCTTGGGTTCAAGGCAGGGTGCCGCCGTGAGGGCGCGGTTCCTTGCCGTTTGCTGGCTGGCAGGGCTCGCGATCGGCGCCCCGCTCCATGCCGCCGAACAGACCTTCACCGACTGGCGCGTGGACTGCCCCGACGATGGGCGCGCCTGCACCGCCTCGACCACCAGCTTCGCCGAAGACCGCACCTGGCTCTCGACCCTGCGCATCCAGCCGGGCGCGGCGCAGGCGGATCTGCCGGTCCAGATCCTCGTGCCACCGGGCGTGCACCTCGCGTCGGGCCTCTTCGTGGCCGTGCCCGGCCTGCGGCTGGCCGAAGCGACCTACCTGACTTGCACCAACCAGGCCTGCGACGCCCGCGTGAGCATCTCCACCCGCCAGCTCGCGGGCTGGAAGCGGGCCCGCGCCGCCCGGCTGCGCTACCGCCCCTCGTCGACGGCGCCGCCAATCGAGTTCGACGTCTCGCTGATGGGCCTGACCGCGGCCTTGGGCGCCGCCGCGGAGGCCAGCCGATGA
- a CDS encoding ShlB/FhaC/HecB family hemolysin secretion/activation protein, with protein sequence MNRLVAALLLALGLCASPPAMAQSFRIEGVAVEPSAYLHPDVIADVTGKYVKRPITFADLQQMIAEINGLYAAAGVPTAQAVLPPQVVSDGILKVSLVEAEIEEVEFVGLRNTSERFLRRNISLPAGAKPDYDRIERDLQVFDIAHDISPRLSFGPGRAVGTTRAIVTAEEPKRFSITASVDNFGRPETGEARATLFGRWSSVTGVRDTLSFQLQASQGAKSASLGYSRPVGTGGGRVVATLSFAQSAIIGGEFTPVSIVSDSLGGSLSYRRPAWVRPDRYWLLEGGVTFDSTESTIDGLTFADVRLWDAFLTARYNRRYDRAILGFSAGLRIGQAEALGTSETEGSYWLIYGEGTYARPINDRFMFNGALRYQYAHGQNLPVARLFTVGGVGTLRGYPNDIRAGDSGVLVNLQVSTRKPITPRTMPRWKISPFAFVDAALVVPYRVDGGIDGEQDLLASFGAGASVAVGKANVLAVVGVPIKDTLGFDEAGKPRFYLGLDYSF encoded by the coding sequence ATGAATCGCCTCGTCGCCGCCCTGCTGCTCGCGCTCGGCCTCTGCGCCAGCCCGCCCGCCATGGCCCAGAGCTTCCGCATCGAGGGCGTGGCGGTCGAACCCTCCGCCTATCTCCATCCCGACGTGATCGCCGATGTCACCGGCAAATACGTCAAGCGCCCGATCACCTTTGCCGATCTCCAGCAGATGATCGCCGAGATCAACGGGCTCTATGCCGCCGCCGGCGTGCCGACCGCGCAGGCGGTGTTGCCGCCACAGGTGGTGAGCGACGGCATCCTGAAGGTCTCACTGGTCGAGGCCGAGATCGAGGAGGTGGAGTTCGTCGGCCTGCGCAACACCTCCGAACGCTTCCTGCGGCGCAACATCTCGCTGCCCGCAGGGGCCAAGCCGGATTACGACCGGATCGAACGCGACCTCCAGGTCTTCGACATCGCCCACGACATCTCGCCCCGGCTCAGCTTCGGGCCGGGCAGGGCAGTGGGCACCACCCGCGCCATCGTCACCGCCGAAGAGCCCAAGCGGTTCAGCATCACCGCCTCGGTCGACAACTTCGGCCGTCCCGAAACCGGCGAAGCCCGCGCCACCCTCTTCGGCCGCTGGTCCTCGGTCACCGGGGTGCGCGATACCCTGTCGTTCCAGCTCCAGGCCTCGCAGGGCGCAAAATCGGCCTCGCTCGGCTATTCGCGCCCCGTGGGCACCGGCGGCGGGCGGGTCGTGGCGACGCTCAGCTTCGCCCAGTCCGCCATCATCGGCGGCGAGTTCACCCCGGTCAGCATCGTCTCCGACTCCCTCGGCGGCAGTCTGTCGTATCGGCGGCCTGCCTGGGTCCGGCCCGATCGCTACTGGCTGCTCGAGGGCGGCGTCACCTTCGACAGCACCGAGTCCACCATCGACGGCCTGACCTTCGCCGATGTGCGGCTCTGGGATGCGTTTCTCACCGCCCGCTACAACCGCCGGTATGACCGCGCGATCCTGGGGTTCAGCGCCGGGCTGCGGATCGGCCAGGCCGAGGCGCTCGGCACCTCCGAGACCGAGGGCAGCTACTGGCTGATCTACGGCGAAGGCACCTACGCCCGCCCGATCAACGACCGGTTCATGTTCAACGGCGCCCTGCGCTACCAATATGCCCACGGCCAGAACCTGCCCGTCGCCCGGCTCTTCACCGTGGGCGGCGTCGGCACCCTGCGCGGCTATCCCAACGATATCCGCGCGGGCGATTCCGGCGTGCTGGTCAACCTCCAGGTCTCCACCCGCAAGCCGATCACGCCCCGCACCATGCCGCGCTGGAAGATCAGCCCCTTCGCCTTCGTCGATGCGGCGCTGGTCGTGCCCTACCGGGTCGACGGCGGCATCGACGGCGAGCAGGATCTGCTGGCCTCCTTCGGGGCAGGGGCCTCGGTGGCGGTCGGCAAGGCCAACGTTCTGGCCGTGGTCGGCGTACCGATCAAGGACACCCTCGGCTTCGACGAGGCCGGCAAACCGAGGTTCTATCTCGGTCTCGATTACAGCTTCTGA